One window of the Deltaproteobacteria bacterium genome contains the following:
- a CDS encoding cobalamin B12-binding domain-containing protein translates to MTKKKIRVLAAKPGLDGHDRGIKVICYALRDAGMEVIYTGLRQTPEQIVQAAIQEGVDVIAMSVLSGAHDYLFPRVMELLKEAGASDILVIGGGIIPEEDIPGLKKAGIRAIFGPGTSTSDTVRFIEENVR, encoded by the coding sequence ATGACAAAGAAAAAGATTCGGGTCCTGGCTGCAAAGCCAGGGCTGGACGGTCATGATAGAGGCATCAAAGTCATCTGCTATGCCTTGCGTGATGCCGGCATGGAGGTGATTTACACGGGTTTGCGCCAGACCCCTGAGCAGATCGTCCAGGCAGCCATCCAGGAAGGTGTGGATGTTATTGCCATGAGTGTGCTGTCAGGCGCCCACGATTACCTCTTTCCGAGGGTCATGGAACTTCTAAAGGAGGCTGGCGCGAGCGATATATTGGTCATTGGTGGCGGAATCATCCCCGAAGAAGATATCCCGGGTTTGAAGAAGGCTGGTATAAGGGCCATTTTCGGGCCTGGCACCTCCACAAGCGATACTGTTCGTTTCATAGAAGAAAACGTTAGATAG
- a CDS encoding methylmalonyl-CoA mutase family protein, with amino-acid sequence MYDAKKLKEIEETSAGWAEKTAALVAKRPERKETFQTLSEIPLERLYTPLSESDLDYMKSLGFPGSYPYTRGVQPTMYRGRFWTMRQYAGFATAEESNKRYKYLLEQGQTGLSIAFDLPTQIGYDSDHPLAQGEVGKVGVTIDSLMDVETLFDGIPLDRVSTSMTINAPAAVLLAMYVETAAKQGVTPEKLKGTIQNDILKEYAARGTYIFPPAPSMRIITDIFSFCSQHIPTWNTISISGYHIREAGSTAVQEVAFTLANGIAYVEAALQAGLKVDDFAPRLSFFFNAHMDFFEESAKFRAARRLWARIMKERFGAKSPRSLMLRFHTQTAGCTLTAQQPYNNVMRVTLQALSAVLGGTQSLHTNSMDEAFSLPSEEAVQIALRTQQVVAYESGVANTVDPLGGSFFVERLTDEIEQLAQAYLDQIDENGGAVAAIEQGFIQKEIQESAYAYQRAVESGDQVVVGLNKFQQEEAPPRNLLRVDPAVGESQVAKLKQVKARRDGAAVVSALERLKNCAQGTDNLMPHIIEAVRCYASLGEICDTLREVFGEYRAVSTL; translated from the coding sequence ATGTATGATGCAAAGAAACTGAAGGAAATTGAGGAGACGTCTGCCGGCTGGGCCGAGAAGACGGCAGCGCTTGTTGCTAAGCGTCCTGAGCGCAAAGAGACCTTTCAAACCCTTTCAGAAATCCCGCTGGAGCGTCTCTATACACCCCTTTCCGAATCTGACTTAGACTACATGAAGAGCCTTGGATTTCCTGGGAGTTATCCTTACACCCGGGGGGTTCAGCCCACTATGTACCGCGGTCGATTCTGGACAATGCGGCAGTATGCCGGTTTTGCCACTGCAGAGGAGTCGAACAAGCGGTACAAGTATCTGCTTGAGCAGGGACAGACAGGGCTGAGCATCGCCTTTGATCTTCCAACTCAGATTGGATACGATTCGGATCATCCCCTGGCTCAAGGCGAAGTCGGAAAGGTGGGCGTAACCATTGATTCTCTGATGGACGTGGAGACCCTGTTTGACGGCATCCCGCTGGACCGGGTGAGCACCTCGATGACAATCAATGCGCCCGCTGCAGTTTTGCTTGCAATGTACGTGGAAACAGCGGCCAAACAAGGAGTTACTCCCGAAAAACTGAAAGGTACGATTCAGAATGACATCCTAAAAGAGTACGCAGCAAGAGGGACCTACATCTTTCCGCCTGCGCCTTCCATGCGCATTATTACGGATATCTTCAGCTTTTGTTCCCAGCACATTCCCACATGGAATACTATCAGTATCAGCGGATATCACATCAGGGAGGCGGGGTCCACAGCCGTGCAAGAGGTGGCCTTTACCTTGGCCAACGGTATCGCCTATGTAGAGGCAGCCCTCCAGGCGGGCCTAAAGGTGGATGACTTTGCTCCGAGGCTTTCTTTTTTCTTTAATGCCCATATGGACTTTTTTGAAGAGAGCGCCAAGTTCAGGGCGGCTCGGCGCTTGTGGGCGCGGATCATGAAGGAGCGATTCGGTGCCAAGTCCCCCAGGTCTCTGATGCTGCGCTTTCATACGCAGACGGCCGGATGCACACTCACGGCCCAGCAGCCGTACAACAACGTGATGAGAGTCACCCTCCAGGCCCTCTCTGCCGTGCTTGGCGGTACCCAATCTCTTCATACGAATTCCATGGATGAAGCCTTTTCACTTCCTTCGGAAGAGGCCGTTCAAATAGCCCTTAGAACCCAACAGGTTGTTGCTTACGAATCTGGGGTTGCCAATACAGTCGACCCCCTGGGAGGCTCATTTTTTGTCGAGAGGCTGACCGACGAGATTGAGCAGCTGGCGCAGGCCTACCTTGACCAAATTGACGAAAATGGAGGAGCCGTGGCAGCCATTGAACAAGGATTCATCCAGAAAGAGATACAGGAAAGCGCGTATGCTTATCAACGGGCTGTGGAGTCCGGCGACCAGGTAGTGGTTGGGCTCAACAAGTTTCAACAGGAGGAAGCGCCGCCCAGGAACCTCCTGCGTGTGGATCCTGCTGTCGGGGAGTCTCAGGTGGCCAAGCTTAAGCAGGTCAAGGCACGGCGGGACGGTGCTGCCGTGGTTTCGGCCCTTGAAAGGCTCAAGAACTGTGCGCAGGGGACCGATAACTTGATGCCGCATATTATTGAAGCAGTCAGATGCTATGCCAGCCTGGGGGAGATTTGTGATACACTGAGGGAGGTTTTCGGAGAGTACAGGGCGGTGTCGACGTTATAG